The following nucleotide sequence is from Mesorhizobium sp. J8.
CGCACCACTCCGCCCAGAAATCCACCACGACCGGCTCCTTGGCGTTGAGCACATCGGCCTGGAAATTGCCATTGTCGACCTTGACGGTGGCCATGCTGAAATCCTTTCGAAAACTCCGGTTGCACCAAATGTGGTGGTTGTCGCGGCGATGTTCAAGCAGTTCTTGTGTCACGCTCCCGTGAGTCGGGCAAGGGCATCGTCCATCGCCCTGGCCGGCAGCTCGATCAGGCGCGGCGCCTCGGTGAACAGCAGCGCCGCCGTCACCTCGCGTCCCGGATAGAGCGGCTGGAGCAGAGCGCGGTAGAGCGCAAGCTGCAGCACATAGGCCGGCGGCACCTCCGCCAGGTCTTTGGGGGCCGGCCGGTTGGTCTTGTAGTCGATGATCGACACCTTTTCCGGGGTAACGGCCAGCCGGTCGATCTTGCCGGAGATGGAACGCAGCCTGCCCTTCACCTCGAGGCTGCCCATGATCGCGACTTCGGCGCGGGACGACGGCGAGAACAGCGCGCCGAAGCGGGTGTCGGACAGGATGGAGAGCACGGCGTCCAGCGCCCCGTCGCGCTCGCCATCCGGCCAATCCGCGCCGGCGCGCGCCAGGTAGCGCTCCGCCGCGTTCCGCCTTTCTTCCTCGGCGATGGCTGGCAGCATCTGCAGCAATTTGTGCAGGGCCAGACCGCGCACCACCGCGAAGCCGGGCTCGGCCCCGGCGTCGAGCACCGGCGAACGTGTGTCGCGCCCGGCGTCTTTCGCTTCCTCGATCAGCGCCGAGGCGCCGGAAGGCGAAAGCGGCCGCGGCAGCTCCTCATAGGGCGGCAGCGGCCGGAACAGGTTTTCGGGCAAAGGCGCGGTGTTCTCGAAGGGGCGTGCCTCATCGATGCCGGTCAGCGCCACCGGCGGCAATTTCGTCATGTGGAAGCGATGCACCACCACCTCGGCCGTGGCCGGATGCCGCCGCTCCGAACTCTCGGGCGCGCCCAGCAGCGCGCGGCTGACGATCGAATGCCAGGTGCCGGTGCTGGGCTGGCGCTTGCCGTGATAGCCGCAGACGATCAGCCGGTCTTCGGCACGCGTCATGCCGACATAAAGCAGCCGCCGGTACTCGTCGTCCGCCAGTTCGCGCGCCCGAACCGATGCCGCCTTCGAGACGCCGTTGGAGACGTCGCTGGCCGAGCGCCACAGATAGCCCTTGCCCCTCCATTGCGTCCCCGAGCTTTCGAACGGCATCAGCCGCGGCAAATGCTGGTCGCTGAACGGCGCGGAGCCGCCGTCGACCAGGAAGACGACCGGGGCTTCGAGACCCTTTGCGGCGTGAACGGTCATGACGCGGACTTCGTCGCGCGTCTGGTCCATCTCGCGCTTGATCTCGGGGCCGGCATTTTCCAGCGTCGACAGGAAGGATTCCAGCCCCGGCAGTCCAGTCCGCTCCTCGGCCAGGCAAAAACTCAGGAATTCGTCGAGGATGTCGCCGGCCTCGGGTCCGAGCCGCGCCGTCATCTTGCGCCGCAGCCCGTCGCGCGCCAGCGCCGCGGCGTAGAATTCGAACACCGGCTTGAACGCCACTTCGGTCGCCCAGCCATCGAGACGGCCAACGACAGCGGCGAGGGAAACATCCTCGGCCGCATGTTGCCTGAGCGAGGCGATCAGCGACTGGCCCTTCGGCCTTTGGCCGGCAAGCGTCAGCAGCGTCTCCTCGGAGACCTCGAAGATCGGGCTGCGCAGCACGGCGGCCAAGGACAGGTCGTCCTCCGGCTGGATCAGGAAATGCCCAAGCGCGATCAGGTCCTGTACGGCGATATGGCCGGGCAGGCTGAGCCGGTCGGCGCCGGCGACCGGGATCTGCCGGTTCTTCAGGCTGCGCGACAGCGCATGGACGAAGCGGTCGCGTTTGCGCACCAGCACGAGGATGTCGCCGGCGGTCAGTCTCCGGCCCT
It contains:
- the addA gene encoding double-strand break repair helicase AddA yields the protein MKYPIPSDTAASQARASDPAYSAWVSANAGSGKTHVLAQRVIRLLLNGTDPSKILCLTYTRAAAANMSNRVFSTLSEWTALPDAELAMRIAALDGRGADREMMRRARRLFAEALETPGGLKIQTIHAFCESVLHQFPLEANIPAHFEMLDPQMEASLFADARRDMISGAGAGVEGLADAFATVLERGGEFGLDTLLAEIVGKRDELRDFIAKLGKSRDFPPLFAEFGFRPGQTAEGIAASLWPLPGFDPSQFAEFAQAAEAADARQVLNNVIPYARGAFAEADPIRRLRLLAKAFLKADGDPYEPPKIFKKALVDRLPDLPDRYLAAAKAILDVTDRLALFRMLEGTAAALTVAGWLIARYEQLKRGRGFLDFNDLITRTVSLLSRPDAGPWVQFKLDQGIDHILLDEAQDTSPDQWEVVKKLTEEFFAGLGQREAVTRTIFAVGDEKQSIYSFQGAAPDSFAESRLLFAGRVRDAEAAFANLKLTWSFRSSDDVLAAVDRVFAEPSVRRGISHDPDPLSHKAIRNDAPGYVEVWPSVGAEMVEEPDDWTLPVNHASAPAVRVAEHVATTIQTWLKHGEVIEGKGRRLTAGDILVLVRKRDRFVHALSRSLKNRQIPVAGADRLSLPGHIAVQDLIALGHFLIQPEDDLSLAAVLRSPIFEVSEETLLTLAGQRPKGQSLIASLRQHAAEDVSLAAVVGRLDGWATEVAFKPVFEFYAAALARDGLRRKMTARLGPEAGDILDEFLSFCLAEERTGLPGLESFLSTLENAGPEIKREMDQTRDEVRVMTVHAAKGLEAPVVFLVDGGSAPFSDQHLPRLMPFESSGTQWRGKGYLWRSASDVSNGVSKAASVRARELADDEYRRLLYVGMTRAEDRLIVCGYHGKRQPSTGTWHSIVSRALLGAPESSERRHPATAEVVVHRFHMTKLPPVALTGIDEARPFENTAPLPENLFRPLPPYEELPRPLSPSGASALIEEAKDAGRDTRSPVLDAGAEPGFAVVRGLALHKLLQMLPAIAEEERRNAAERYLARAGADWPDGERDGALDAVLSILSDTRFGALFSPSSRAEVAIMGSLEVKGRLRSISGKIDRLAVTPEKVSIIDYKTNRPAPKDLAEVPPAYVLQLALYRALLQPLYPGREVTAALLFTEAPRLIELPARAMDDALARLTGA